In Neoarius graeffei isolate fNeoGra1 chromosome 15, fNeoGra1.pri, whole genome shotgun sequence, a single genomic region encodes these proteins:
- the clcc1 gene encoding chloride channel CLIC-like protein 1, producing MIMRVPGALFLWGYGVLLALSGFLFVYGDVHSEDDEWIDPYDMLNYDSGSKSMRKPAEASSYSNVPTKRREYNQNSCQVAQCPDIKECTDKVNMLQRQIEEHRRGVTLSSQQPSCNPVFKRFLAKLLKEIEKLGLPTAATTEKHYDAEVKLTKKMVAEIQKIVNDESSWKTGALDAALSQILVNFKLHDDEAWKWRFEDTFGVELDTVIKVSFFVLIIMAIICTEMWSVVSWFVQFKRIFAICFIISLVWNWFYLYKIAFAEHQANVIKMENVNEKCTGVKKIGWMDNFKEWFRTTWTLQDDPCKQYYEVLIVNPILLVSPMKAITVTITTFITDPLKHLGQGISEFLRALLKDLPVTLQIPVLLLIMLSILVFMYSTVQAAVQHVVLRPLRGGHRDPPPGTVQQPATPPLQKLEEHGGKEWVLLARGDANHAAQPRHRVGQEGNQVNHKENRNYQQDVRQRRHNRPSGEQRRVYVETVRNADSLFSGDETDNQQETATKDQAQHVDEEPQTLSNGSEEENEVSKTEMKNTQPASKEHSVKSNTKDDKTSGHTKRNKVDDSASVGGDAFRKDCVENIGSPVQ from the exons ATGATCATGAGGGTCCCGGGTGCGTTGTTCTTGTGGGGTTATGGTgttctgcttgcactcagtggttttttgtttgtttacgggGACGTTCACTCTGAAGATGATGAATGGATTGATCCGTATGACATGCTCAACTATGATTCAGGTTCAAAAAGCATGAGAAAGCCTGCTGAG GCCTCCAGTTACAGTAATGTACCGACTAAAAGAAGAGAATACAATCAAAATTCCTGTCAAGTGGCTCAATGTCCAGATATAAAGGAGTGCACCGACAAAGTGAACATGTTGCAAAGACAG ATTGAAGAGCACAGAAGGGGGGTGACGCTTTCCTCACAACAGCCATCATGTAATCCTGTTTTCAAGCGCTTCCTCGCAAAGCTTCTAAAGGAAATTGAGAAACTTGGCTTG CCCACTGCTGCGACCACTGAAAAGCACTATGATGCTGAGGTGAAACTTACCAAGAAAATGGTGGCAGAAATTCAGAAAATTGTGAATGATGAGAGTAGCTGGAAGACTGGGGCTCTGGATGCTGCACTTAGTCAAATACTTGTCAACTTTAAACTCCATGACGATGAGGCCTGGAAGTGGCGCTTTGAAGACACGTTTGGTGTGGAGCTCGATACTGTTATCAAG gtttctttctttgtcttgatCATCATGGCCATAATCTGCACGGAGATGTGGTCTGTGGTGTCCTGGTTTGTCCAATTTAAGAGAATTTTTGCCATATGCTTCATCATCAGTCTAGTGTGGAACTGGTTCTATCTCTACAAG attgcCTTTGCTGAACACCAGGCCAACGTTATAAAGATGGAGAATGTCAATGAGAAATGCACTGGAGTAAAGAAAATTGGCTGGATGGATAATTTCAAAG AGTGGTTCCGAACTACATGGACTCTTCAGGACGATCCTTGTAAGCAGTACTACGAGGTCCTGATTGTGAATCCAATCCTGCTAGTGTCTCCAATGAAG GCCATCACTGTAACCATCACCACCTTTATTACAGACCCTCTGAAGCACTTAGGACAAGGCATTAGTGAGTTTCTCCGGGCCTTACTGAAAGACCTGCCTGTTACACTCCAGATACCTGTGCTTCTTTTAATCATGCTCTCCATCCTG GTATTTATGTACAGTACTGTCCAAGCAGCTGTACAGCATGTTGTTCTTCGGCCTCTGCGAGGTGGACATCGGGATCCTCCACCCGGCACTGTACAACAGCCTGCCACTCCTCCTTTACAGAAGCTGGAGGAACATGGAGGAAAAGAATGGGTTCTGTTAGCAAGAGGTGATGCTAACCACGCTGCACAACCCAGACACCGTGTAGGACAAGAGGGCAACCAAGTCAACCACAAGGAGAACAGGAATTACCAACAGGACGTTCGCCAGAGGAGACACAACAGACCGAGTGGGGAGCAGCGGAGGGTGTATGTGGAAACCGTACGAAATGCAGACAGTCTTTTCAGTGGGGATGAGACAGACAACCAGCAGGAAACAGCAACCAAGGACCAGGCTCAGCATGTGGACGAAGAACCTCAGACTCTCAGTAATGGGTCAGAGGAGGAAAATGAAGTATCCAAAACAGAAATGAAAAACACTCAACCTGCATCGAAGGAGCACAGTGTTAAAAGTAACACTAAAGATGATAAAACCTCAGGACATACTAAAAGAAATAAG GTTGATGACTCAGCAAGTGTAGGAGGAGATGCATTCAGGAAAGACTGTGTTGAAAATATTGGCAGTCCAGTTCAGTAA